The following proteins come from a genomic window of Thiothrix winogradskyi:
- the mltB gene encoding lytic murein transglycosylase B — MNVMYDSVKWGQSLGKLVSVVLMGGVLGGCAASPQWPWVFAPPGANVPPNQQQSYPPVRQTVVTPPPVSGNIPAPQQPPVSTTPRQPANYPAGLGGDYANYPAMRQFIGKMNNQHGFDIAFLEQTFSGVQRDKEALTKAGAPTEGQVWRAYRPIFLTEERINGGVEFWNRHAALLDAATRQYGVDTEYLVAIIGVETQYGKNTGKHNTLQALTTLGFDFPRRASFYQKELEQFLLLSREEKVRPQIFNGSYAGAMGLGQFISSSYRSYAIDGNRDGKRDLWNPQDAIPSVANYFAKNGWKRGAGVAVPAYVSGGGYASIAEATPKKPSRTLADLAARGVRPQAAINSAKVSLIKLEGTTDEYWVGGENFYAITRYNPNVKYAMAVHQLAQEIRKRKFGF, encoded by the coding sequence ATGAACGTCATGTATGATTCGGTTAAATGGGGTCAGTCACTGGGGAAGCTGGTGAGTGTGGTATTAATGGGGGGAGTGTTAGGGGGGTGTGCGGCGAGTCCGCAATGGCCTTGGGTGTTTGCGCCACCGGGGGCGAATGTGCCGCCTAATCAGCAGCAAAGCTATCCACCGGTTAGACAGACCGTGGTAACGCCTCCGCCTGTTAGTGGCAATATTCCTGCTCCGCAGCAGCCTCCCGTGTCAACAACCCCTCGCCAGCCAGCGAACTACCCGGCAGGATTAGGGGGTGATTACGCCAACTACCCCGCGATGCGCCAGTTCATTGGTAAAATGAATAACCAGCACGGTTTCGATATTGCGTTTTTGGAACAGACCTTTTCCGGGGTACAGCGTGATAAAGAAGCATTGACCAAAGCCGGGGCACCCACCGAAGGACAGGTATGGCGTGCCTATCGCCCGATTTTCCTGACCGAAGAGCGCATTAATGGTGGGGTTGAGTTTTGGAACCGTCACGCTGCCTTGTTGGATGCTGCGACCCGCCAATACGGGGTGGATACGGAGTATTTGGTGGCTATTATTGGGGTGGAAACGCAATACGGTAAAAATACGGGCAAGCACAATACCTTACAGGCATTGACGACTCTGGGCTTTGATTTTCCGCGCCGTGCCAGTTTCTATCAAAAAGAGTTGGAACAATTTTTGCTGTTGTCACGTGAAGAGAAAGTGCGTCCGCAAATCTTCAACGGCTCTTACGCGGGGGCGATGGGCTTAGGGCAGTTCATTTCCAGCAGTTACCGCAGCTATGCCATTGATGGCAATCGCGATGGCAAGCGTGATTTGTGGAATCCGCAAGATGCTATCCCCAGTGTTGCGAATTATTTTGCGAAAAATGGCTGGAAGCGTGGCGCAGGGGTCGCGGTTCCGGCTTATGTTTCTGGTGGAGGCTATGCTAGTATTGCCGAAGCAACACCGAAAAAACCTTCGCGTACTTTGGCAGACTTGGCTGCGAGAGGCGTGCGACCACAGGCGGCGATTAACTCAGCTAAAGTGAGTTTGATCAAGCTGGAAGGCACAACGGATGAATATTGGGTGGGTGGGGAAAATTTCTATGCCATTACCCGTTATAATCCTAACGTAAAATATGCGATGGCAGTACATCAGCTTGCGCAGGAAATCCGTAAGCGTAAGTTTGGTTTTTAA
- a CDS encoding septal ring lytic transglycosylase RlpA family protein, whose amino-acid sequence MTINWRFSGVLLASMTMSLVACSGNTAKKSAVASAQVPTELSTEPRTECGNDPAYTIEGKTYQVLDSASGYAEQGTAAWYGAEYQGTETAGCEVFDMYGYSAAHRTLPLPSFAKVTNQQNGKHIIVRINDRGPFESGDLIQLSFAASNALGIKAKSGAPVEVAAISPEQLPPEAQVAVKPMVTQPAKTAEPLDKSKPYYVIAGTWPDRNTSLDMFVRLTSVGLAKTEMATAQQNGREMYQVRVGPLYNQDQIDNVKDILQSNGLANFKVVAGK is encoded by the coding sequence ATGACAATAAACTGGCGATTTTCGGGAGTCTTATTGGCTTCCATGACCATGAGTTTGGTCGCTTGTAGTGGTAATACTGCTAAGAAAAGTGCGGTAGCATCGGCACAGGTTCCTACGGAGTTGAGTACAGAACCCCGTACTGAGTGTGGTAACGATCCCGCTTACACGATCGAAGGTAAAACGTATCAAGTGCTCGATTCTGCGTCAGGTTATGCCGAGCAAGGTACAGCAGCGTGGTACGGTGCGGAATATCAGGGTACCGAGACGGCTGGTTGTGAAGTGTTTGATATGTATGGTTATTCAGCAGCACACCGTACATTACCCTTGCCCAGTTTTGCTAAAGTAACTAACCAGCAAAATGGCAAGCACATTATTGTGCGTATCAATGACCGTGGTCCGTTTGAGAGTGGTGATTTGATTCAGCTATCGTTTGCAGCGTCTAATGCATTGGGCATTAAGGCGAAAAGCGGTGCACCTGTTGAAGTGGCTGCCATTTCGCCGGAGCAATTGCCACCTGAAGCTCAGGTTGCGGTTAAGCCCATGGTGACGCAACCTGCCAAGACGGCGGAGCCACTGGATAAGTCAAAGCCTTATTATGTGATTGCCGGTACATGGCCTGATCGTAATACCTCGCTGGATATGTTTGTGCGTTTGACTTCGGTGGGTCTGGCAAAAACAGAGATGGCTACCGCGCAGCAAAATGGGCGTGAAATGTATCAGGTAAGGGTTGGACCTTTGTACAACCAAGATCAAATTGATAATGTGAAAGATATACTGCAAAGTAACGGCTTGGCGAACTTCAAGGTGGTTGCTGGTAAGTAA
- a CDS encoding D-alanyl-D-alanine carboxypeptidase family protein encodes MLIRILKPLLLAGLLAGGIVMAAPESASPNTGEPAPKDMSTAPYNDPAIPPEIIAMAPGVPEIEAKSYLLVDFQSGEELAGINPGMRVEPASITKLMTAYLVYQDLGKGKVKLEDEVLISEKAWKMEGSRMFVELGKKVQFEKLLKSMIIQSGNDAAVALAEHIAGSEEAFVQRMNQAALDLGMQDTRYMNVTGWPAKDHYTTARDIVKLVKALVYEFPEYYKLYAQKEFSYNNIKQQNRNRLLWRDPTVDGLKTGHTESAGYCLVASAKRDNMRLISVVLGAKSEEARANVSQQLLEYGFRTFETHKLYAAGAVLAKVRVWKGEATEVPAGVIDDLFVSIAKGRYDQLNGGMQLDKGIDAPIKRGDVLGKVIITDKELGKVVKETPLLALEDVGEGGWWRRVMDGIQKLFAD; translated from the coding sequence ATGTTGATAAGGATTCTTAAGCCGTTATTGTTGGCAGGGTTGCTGGCTGGCGGTATCGTGATGGCTGCACCGGAGTCAGCATCGCCAAACACGGGTGAACCCGCTCCCAAGGATATGTCGACTGCTCCGTACAATGATCCGGCTATTCCGCCGGAAATTATTGCGATGGCACCCGGTGTTCCCGAAATTGAAGCGAAAAGTTATCTGCTGGTCGATTTCCAAAGTGGTGAAGAACTGGCAGGCATCAACCCCGGAATGCGTGTTGAGCCAGCCAGTATTACCAAATTAATGACCGCTTACCTTGTGTATCAGGATCTGGGTAAAGGCAAGGTCAAGCTGGAAGATGAAGTGCTGATCAGCGAAAAAGCTTGGAAAATGGAAGGCTCGCGCATGTTCGTGGAGTTGGGTAAAAAAGTACAGTTTGAGAAATTGCTCAAAAGCATGATTATTCAATCGGGTAACGATGCAGCCGTCGCGTTGGCGGAGCATATCGCTGGTAGCGAAGAGGCGTTTGTGCAACGCATGAATCAGGCCGCGCTTGACCTCGGTATGCAAGATACCCGTTACATGAATGTCACCGGCTGGCCTGCTAAAGATCACTACACCACCGCGCGTGATATTGTGAAGTTAGTGAAGGCATTGGTGTACGAATTCCCGGAATATTACAAGCTGTATGCGCAGAAAGAGTTCAGTTACAACAATATCAAGCAGCAAAACCGTAATCGCTTATTGTGGCGTGATCCAACGGTGGATGGCTTAAAAACGGGGCATACCGAGTCGGCGGGTTATTGTTTGGTTGCGTCCGCCAAGCGTGACAATATGCGCCTGATTTCCGTGGTATTGGGTGCGAAAAGCGAAGAAGCCCGTGCTAATGTGAGTCAGCAATTATTGGAGTACGGTTTCCGCACTTTTGAAACCCATAAGTTATATGCTGCTGGCGCGGTGCTGGCAAAGGTGCGTGTCTGGAAAGGTGAGGCTACTGAAGTGCCTGCCGGTGTGATTGATGATTTATTTGTGAGTATTGCTAAAGGCCGTTATGACCAGTTAAATGGCGGAATGCAGCTTGATAAAGGCATTGACGCCCCCATTAAACGTGGTGACGTACTGGGCAAAGTGATTATTACGGATAAGGAACTGGGCAAAGTCGTTAAGGAAACCCCGTTACTAGCGTTGGAAGACGTGGGCGAGGGTGGCTGGTGGCGGCGGGTGATGGATGGTATCCAGAAGCTGTTCGCGGATTGA
- a CDS encoding YbeD family protein, translating to MERFGQQEELILEFPCDFPIKVVGRAEVEFHLRICEIVCRHDNDFDPEVHLLRRDSSTGKYHSLTVNLRATSKQQIDAVYQDLKACELVLWAL from the coding sequence GTGGAGCGTTTTGGACAGCAGGAAGAGTTAATACTGGAGTTTCCCTGTGATTTTCCCATTAAAGTGGTGGGACGCGCAGAGGTGGAATTTCACCTGCGTATTTGTGAAATTGTGTGCCGCCATGACAATGACTTTGACCCGGAAGTGCATTTGCTGCGCCGCGATAGCTCGACGGGTAAATACCATAGCTTGACCGTGAATTTACGTGCGACCAGCAAGCAGCAGATTGATGCGGTGTATCAGGATTTAAAAGCCTGCGAGTTGGTGTTGTGGGCGTTGTAA
- the lipB gene encoding lipoyl(octanoyl) transferase LipB, translated as MQVFTQQRLADTPDEIWLVQHPPVFTLGRNGKMEHVLAPGDIPVIPIDRGGQVTYHGPGQLVVYMLLDIRRKALGVRELVTAIEQSVIDLLAHYGITALGDRDAPGVYVAGRKIAALGLRISKGCTYHGLSLNVAMDLEPFQRINPCGYAGLQVTQCADLGIEQTPEALAHELCESLAQRLHYPTLVWSLDQT; from the coding sequence ATGCAGGTATTTACCCAGCAGCGTTTAGCGGATACGCCTGATGAAATCTGGTTGGTGCAACATCCCCCGGTTTTTACGCTGGGACGCAACGGCAAAATGGAGCATGTGTTAGCACCGGGGGATATTCCCGTCATTCCGATTGATCGGGGTGGGCAGGTGACGTATCACGGTCCTGGGCAATTGGTGGTTTACATGCTGTTGGATATTCGCCGTAAAGCGCTGGGGGTGCGTGAGTTGGTGACAGCGATTGAGCAATCGGTTATCGACTTGCTGGCGCATTATGGCATTACGGCTTTGGGCGATAGGGATGCACCGGGGGTTTACGTCGCAGGGCGTAAAATTGCGGCATTAGGCTTGCGTATTTCAAAAGGATGCACCTACCACGGTTTGAGTTTGAATGTGGCGATGGATTTGGAACCCTTTCAGCGCATTAATCCGTGCGGCTATGCGGGTTTGCAGGTGACGCAATGTGCAGATTTAGGGATTGAGCAGACGCCTGAGGCATTAGCCCACGAATTGTGTGAATCCCTTGCACAGCGTTTGCACTATCCCACGTTAGTCTGGTCGTTGGATCAAACGTAG
- the coq7 gene encoding 2-polyprenyl-3-methyl-6-methoxy-1,4-benzoquinone monooxygenase, with product MRKLSLLDKVLTEIDQSLRVVHATAPTTERPNPAADIPETAPLNDAERDLVIRLMRINHTGEVSAQGLYRGQALTANREDIREQMERSAMEENDHLNWTEKRLQELGGRKSLLNPLFYWGSFTIGAIAGKIGDKWSLGFVKETEDQVIKHLEEHINRLPPHALADMAILQKMKADEQHHGEVAMQAGGAKLPFLARKLLMPLMSKVMTKSTYYV from the coding sequence ATGCGCAAACTTAGCCTGCTGGATAAAGTCCTGACCGAAATTGACCAATCGTTGCGTGTGGTTCACGCCACCGCACCGACAACGGAACGCCCGAATCCGGCAGCAGACATACCCGAAACGGCTCCGCTTAACGATGCAGAGCGTGACTTGGTTATTCGCCTGATGCGCATCAATCATACCGGTGAAGTGTCTGCCCAAGGTTTATACCGTGGGCAGGCATTAACCGCCAACCGCGAAGACATCCGTGAGCAGATGGAACGTTCCGCGATGGAAGAAAACGACCATCTCAACTGGACAGAAAAACGCCTGCAAGAATTAGGCGGTCGCAAAAGCTTACTGAACCCGCTGTTCTACTGGGGTTCATTCACCATCGGGGCGATTGCAGGCAAAATCGGTGACAAATGGAGCTTGGGTTTTGTCAAAGAAACCGAAGATCAAGTCATCAAGCACCTGGAAGAACACATCAATCGCCTTCCCCCTCATGCCTTAGCCGACATGGCGATTCTGCAAAAAATGAAAGCCGACGAACAACATCACGGTGAGGTTGCCATGCAAGCCGGTGGCGCAAAACTGCCATTTCTTGCCCGCAAGCTGCTGATGCCGCTTATGTCCAAAGTGATGACGAAAAGTACATACTACGTTTGA
- a CDS encoding thiol:disulfide interchange protein DsbA/DsbL, producing MKRTLSHTLGFMMAALFALTGCIPEASQAQEFKEGTHYVTLPSTIPTQAAAGKVEVVDLFWYGCPHCYSLEPTIEKFLSKKPDNVVFQRVPATLSPRWEYHAKLFYVGQMLDADGSKHVHTKIFEALQKQRRKINDDDAMTRFFTELGFTADQVKSALNSMEMKTMMARAKEVGEKSKADSVPVIIVNGKYRTSPSMVGSEETLLQVVDYLVKRETK from the coding sequence ATGAAACGCACATTAAGCCACACCCTCGGCTTCATGATGGCTGCGCTGTTTGCCCTGACTGGCTGTATTCCCGAAGCCAGTCAGGCACAAGAGTTTAAGGAAGGCACGCATTACGTCACCTTACCATCGACAATTCCCACGCAAGCTGCGGCAGGAAAAGTCGAAGTCGTGGATTTGTTCTGGTACGGCTGCCCGCATTGCTATTCGCTGGAACCCACGATTGAGAAATTCCTCAGCAAGAAACCGGACAATGTAGTCTTCCAACGTGTGCCTGCTACCCTCAGCCCGCGCTGGGAATACCACGCGAAATTGTTCTACGTTGGGCAAATGCTGGATGCCGATGGCAGCAAACATGTACACACGAAAATCTTTGAAGCCCTGCAAAAACAGCGCCGTAAAATCAATGACGATGATGCCATGACACGCTTTTTCACCGAACTCGGCTTTACCGCTGATCAGGTCAAGAGCGCCCTGAACTCCATGGAAATGAAGACCATGATGGCACGCGCCAAAGAAGTGGGCGAAAAATCCAAAGCGGACTCCGTGCCGGTTATTATTGTGAATGGCAAATACCGCACCAGCCCCAGCATGGTTGGCAGTGAAGAAACCTTATTGCAAGTCGTTGATTATTTGGTAAAACGCGAAACCAAATAA
- the ccsB gene encoding c-type cytochrome biogenesis protein CcsB, with product MSTPQQTIDSLIDQPSFFQQLRLSDWLWAALVIAASAWVFFQYGNVMDEYEIGILALTAPSWVALGWYWKAFRPYSIAVALLSLLGIWLYAGNYANAEQVFGLKFLLSSQSAVMWMSALFVLATASYFAGLFANNTFALKTGSATTWVALVMGFVGLMVRWYESYLIDPEFGHIPVSNLYEVFILFCIITGLLYMFYEGRYKNRSLGGFVLLVISAAVAFLLWYSYSRGAHEIQPLVPALKSYWMKIHVPANFIGYGAFAIAAMTSIAYLLKHHGQQRNPNGMMATRLPSFEMLDDVTYKAIALGFAWFTIATILGAMWAAEAWGGYWSWDPKETWALIVWLNYAAWLHLRFSKGWRGVPMAWWAIVGLFITLFAFLGVNMFLSGLHSYGEL from the coding sequence ATGTCGACCCCCCAACAAACCATTGACTCGCTCATTGATCAACCCAGTTTTTTCCAACAACTCCGACTATCCGATTGGTTGTGGGCAGCCCTAGTCATTGCCGCCAGCGCTTGGGTATTCTTCCAATACGGTAACGTGATGGATGAATACGAAATCGGTATTCTTGCACTCACTGCGCCTTCTTGGGTCGCATTGGGTTGGTACTGGAAAGCCTTCCGCCCGTATAGCATCGCAGTCGCCTTATTAAGTCTGTTAGGTATTTGGCTGTATGCTGGTAACTACGCTAACGCTGAACAAGTATTTGGCTTAAAGTTCTTGTTATCCAGTCAGTCCGCCGTCATGTGGATGAGTGCTCTGTTTGTGCTCGCGACGGCATCCTATTTTGCTGGCTTATTTGCCAACAATACCTTCGCCCTAAAAACTGGCTCTGCAACCACGTGGGTCGCTTTGGTCATGGGTTTTGTTGGCTTAATGGTACGTTGGTATGAGTCTTACCTGATTGACCCAGAATTTGGGCACATCCCAGTGAGTAACTTGTACGAAGTCTTTATTCTGTTTTGCATTATTACTGGCTTGTTGTATATGTTTTACGAGGGACGTTACAAAAACCGGTCGCTAGGTGGTTTTGTTTTGTTAGTCATCAGCGCCGCCGTTGCTTTTTTACTGTGGTACAGCTATAGCAGAGGTGCACATGAAATTCAGCCACTCGTACCCGCCTTGAAAAGTTACTGGATGAAAATTCATGTCCCTGCCAACTTTATCGGTTACGGTGCTTTTGCCATAGCCGCTATGACCAGCATTGCTTACCTACTAAAACATCATGGGCAACAGCGTAATCCGAATGGCATGATGGCGACACGCTTGCCTTCATTCGAGATGCTGGATGATGTTACCTATAAAGCCATTGCGCTTGGTTTCGCTTGGTTCACCATCGCCACTATCCTAGGTGCCATGTGGGCTGCTGAAGCATGGGGCGGCTACTGGTCATGGGATCCGAAAGAAACTTGGGCATTAATTGTTTGGTTGAACTATGCTGCATGGCTGCACTTGCGATTCTCGAAAGGCTGGCGCGGTGTCCCAATGGCATGGTGGGCTATTGTTGGGTTATTTATTACCTTGTTTGCATTCCTCGGCGTGAATATGTTCCTCTCCGGCTTGCACTCTTACGGTGAACTTTGA
- a CDS encoding cytochrome c biogenesis protein ResB, translated as MRNSPSSSARLINFLGSMNLAISLLVVVAIASIIGTVLQQNQPYTSYQLKFGPFWFDLFKSLELYDVYSALWFLAILAFLVVSIATCVGRNTPGIIRELRHFRENVQEKSLRAMKHQIAINSVQDAAATQALTTRILHAQGFKMRQKVAEDHTVVAGMKGGANHWGYWLTHIGMIVIFLGGLMDSRLPLMIAEWQGNLKPETRNIPASEVPAISQLPDTSFSYRGSVDIPEGSRANIIFQPVRDGYLVQHLPFEVEVKEFRVEHYSTGQPKSFESDLVIYDKTLDAPLETTISVNHPLIHNGVAIYQANFGDGGSELKLRLHSLSNRYASQDVDGKVFRDYTLTSTDQQYKLELNDFRLFNINDMEDGAGNIEKENVGPSVTFKLRDATGQALEYQNYMNPLSIKGQNYYISGVRTTPNEPFRYLHIPVDPKGSMERFMRFLSNIQNTELVKQSALQTTRNSMQKTTVADPTVEAQIVESMQRLTEQFVTKGSDGIMAEIEAKFPQDKQESAAEAFMKVLNAALREVYKETLKQEGVTTEPSDTDWLFFDDSLLAIDKLSAYGSPWFIHMTNFKQIEASGLQITRSPGKDVVYLGSLMLTIGVFLLFYVAHRRIWVWIKPLDNNQAEIIMAGSSNRNQPEFERYFQQLQDLFQQVMKQEVKHVDPPTNH; from the coding sequence ATGAGAAATTCGCCAAGCTCCAGTGCACGCCTGATCAATTTTTTAGGCTCGATGAACTTAGCCATCAGTTTGTTGGTAGTGGTCGCCATTGCCTCCATCATCGGCACGGTGCTGCAACAAAATCAACCTTACACCAGCTACCAACTCAAATTTGGTCCCTTCTGGTTTGATTTGTTCAAATCACTGGAACTGTACGATGTTTACTCAGCCTTATGGTTCTTGGCTATCCTAGCTTTTTTGGTGGTCTCCATTGCCACTTGTGTCGGGCGCAACACCCCCGGCATTATCCGCGAACTACGGCACTTCCGCGAAAACGTGCAGGAAAAATCCCTGCGAGCCATGAAGCATCAAATAGCCATCAACAGTGTGCAAGATGCTGCTGCCACGCAAGCGCTGACAACCCGGATCCTACACGCACAAGGCTTCAAAATGCGCCAAAAAGTAGCTGAGGATCATACGGTTGTGGCTGGCATGAAAGGCGGTGCAAACCACTGGGGTTATTGGCTGACCCACATTGGCATGATTGTCATTTTCCTCGGTGGCTTAATGGATAGCCGCCTGCCCCTCATGATTGCAGAATGGCAAGGCAATCTGAAACCTGAAACCCGCAATATCCCAGCTTCTGAAGTCCCTGCCATCAGCCAGCTACCCGATACCAGCTTTTCTTACCGTGGCTCTGTCGACATACCGGAAGGCAGTCGTGCAAATATTATTTTCCAGCCAGTACGTGACGGCTACTTGGTACAGCACCTGCCGTTTGAGGTGGAAGTCAAAGAGTTCCGCGTCGAACACTACAGCACCGGACAACCCAAGTCGTTTGAGAGCGATTTGGTGATTTATGATAAAACGCTTGATGCACCGCTAGAAACCACTATTTCCGTCAACCACCCCTTAATTCACAACGGCGTGGCAATCTACCAAGCCAACTTCGGTGATGGCGGTTCCGAACTCAAGCTACGTCTGCATTCGCTTAGCAATCGTTATGCCTCACAGGATGTCGATGGCAAAGTTTTCCGCGACTACACTTTAACCAGCACCGACCAGCAATACAAATTAGAACTCAACGATTTCCGCCTGTTCAACATCAATGATATGGAAGACGGGGCTGGCAACATTGAGAAAGAAAACGTCGGTCCCAGCGTTACGTTCAAACTGCGTGATGCCACCGGACAAGCGCTCGAATACCAGAACTACATGAACCCATTGAGCATCAAAGGGCAGAACTACTACATCAGCGGGGTACGCACCACGCCAAATGAACCTTTCCGTTACCTGCACATCCCTGTTGACCCCAAAGGCAGCATGGAGCGTTTTATGCGGTTTTTGTCCAATATACAAAATACCGAATTGGTGAAACAATCGGCGCTCCAGACCACTCGCAACTCGATGCAGAAAACCACGGTTGCTGACCCAACAGTTGAAGCGCAGATCGTGGAGTCGATGCAACGCTTAACCGAACAATTTGTGACAAAAGGTTCTGATGGCATCATGGCAGAGATTGAGGCAAAATTTCCGCAAGACAAGCAGGAAAGTGCCGCAGAAGCTTTCATGAAAGTGCTCAATGCCGCCCTGCGTGAAGTCTACAAAGAAACCCTTAAGCAAGAAGGTGTAACAACGGAGCCTAGTGATACGGATTGGCTATTCTTTGATGATAGCTTATTAGCCATTGATAAGCTGTCTGCTTACGGTTCACCCTGGTTCATCCACATGACCAACTTCAAACAGATTGAAGCCTCTGGCCTGCAAATCACGCGCTCGCCCGGTAAAGACGTGGTTTATCTCGGCAGTCTCATGCTAACAATAGGGGTATTTCTCCTATTTTACGTGGCGCATCGTAGAATATGGGTGTGGATTAAACCGCTGGACAACAACCAAGCGGAAATCATCATGGCAGGTAGCAGTAATCGTAATCAGCCAGAATTTGAACGTTATTTCCAACAGTTGCAGGATCTGTTCCAGCAAGTGATGAAACAAGAGGTGAAACATGTCGACCCCCCAACAAACCATTGA
- a CDS encoding c-type cytochrome: MMKKVLMLVLSGLAISVAASAWAEGGNAEAGKTKSATCAACHGADGNSVNPEWPKLAGQHPSYLLKQLMNFKNDERVNPSMSPMAKPLSDQDMADLAAYYSSQVMKAGEADQSKVTLGEQIYKGGNNATGVAACAACHGPTGAGNPAAKFPAINGQHAAYTKNQLNAFRKGERANDAGKMMRNIAAGMTDAEIEAVSEYIAGLQK; encoded by the coding sequence ATGATGAAAAAAGTACTCATGCTTGTACTGAGTGGCTTGGCTATTAGCGTCGCAGCATCTGCTTGGGCAGAGGGTGGCAATGCTGAAGCAGGCAAAACCAAATCCGCGACTTGTGCAGCCTGCCACGGTGCAGACGGCAACAGCGTTAACCCTGAATGGCCAAAATTGGCAGGGCAACACCCAAGCTATCTCTTGAAGCAGTTAATGAACTTCAAGAATGATGAGCGTGTTAACCCATCCATGAGCCCAATGGCAAAGCCGTTGAGTGATCAAGACATGGCTGACTTGGCTGCTTACTACTCCTCTCAGGTAATGAAAGCGGGCGAAGCGGATCAGTCCAAAGTGACCTTAGGTGAGCAAATTTACAAAGGTGGCAATAATGCAACGGGCGTTGCTGCCTGTGCTGCTTGCCATGGCCCAACAGGTGCTGGGAATCCAGCCGCCAAGTTCCCGGCTATCAATGGTCAACATGCCGCTTACACCAAAAATCAGTTGAACGCTTTCCGTAAAGGTGAACGCGCCAATGATGCGGGCAAAATGATGCGCAACATCGCCGCTGGTATGACCGATGCCGAGATCGAAGCGGTCTCTGAGTATATTGCTGGCTTACAGAAGTGA
- the yihA gene encoding ribosome biogenesis GTP-binding protein YihA/YsxC, with protein sequence MNNYYQQATFLQSATTRKTMPDEGGLEIAFAGRSNAGKSSVINRVCSQKSLARTSKTPGRTQLINFFQLPDANFLVDLPGYGYAKVPEAVKLEWQKFIESYLTQRNTLRGMVLVMDIRHPMTDYDQAMLRWARNRMLPVHVLLNKSDKLTRGAGMNVLLQVRKALADYGNASVQTFSALNKQGLDECWGILDKWLGKDV encoded by the coding sequence ATGAATAACTATTATCAACAAGCTACTTTTCTGCAAAGTGCCACCACTCGTAAGACCATGCCCGACGAAGGCGGTTTGGAAATCGCCTTTGCAGGGCGATCCAATGCCGGAAAGTCCAGTGTAATCAATCGGGTGTGTTCGCAAAAGTCGTTGGCAAGAACCAGTAAAACGCCGGGAAGAACCCAGTTGATCAACTTTTTCCAGCTACCGGACGCGAATTTTCTGGTCGATTTGCCCGGTTACGGTTATGCGAAAGTACCGGAGGCGGTTAAGCTGGAATGGCAGAAATTTATCGAATCCTATTTGACGCAACGCAATACCTTACGCGGGATGGTGTTGGTGATGGATATCCGCCACCCGATGACCGATTACGATCAGGCGATGTTGCGTTGGGCACGCAATAGAATGTTGCCCGTGCATGTATTGCTTAACAAGTCGGATAAATTGACGCGCGGGGCTGGGATGAATGTGCTGCTCCAGGTACGCAAGGCGTTGGCTGATTACGGGAACGCGTCGGTACAGACATTTTCCGCGCTTAACAAACAAGGGCTAGACGAGTGCTGGGGTATTCTAGATAAGTGGTTGGGGAAGGATGTCTGA